The Thermosulfurimonas sp. F29 genome includes a window with the following:
- a CDS encoding helix-turn-helix transcriptional regulator: protein MTRRAGVLRQRVRRFKALSDGTRLKILALLAVRPCCVCELSAALELSQPTVTRHLQKLAEAGFLVFERRGFFQIYRLAPADREAENLLTLALRELSDDPEVAGLRQRLERLEVGPPFLRAPAEKPRCTDNEEEGGFAGEKP, encoded by the coding sequence ATGACGCGGAGGGCCGGTGTATTGAGACAGCGGGTGCGGCGGTTCAAGGCCCTTTCCGACGGGACGCGCCTCAAGATCCTGGCCCTCCTTGCGGTGCGGCCCTGCTGCGTGTGCGAATTGAGTGCGGCCCTGGAACTCTCCCAGCCCACCGTAACCCGACACCTCCAGAAGCTCGCCGAGGCCGGTTTCCTGGTCTTCGAGAGGCGGGGTTTCTTCCAGATCTACCGACTGGCCCCGGCGGATCGCGAGGCCGAAAACCTTCTAACCCTGGCCCTCCGAGAACTCTCTGACGACCCGGAGGTGGCCGGGCTCCGGCAGAGGCTGGAAAGGCTCGAGGTGGGGCCGCCTTTCCTGAGGGCCCCGGCCGAAAAACCACGCTGCACCGATAACGAGGAAGAGGGAGGGTTCGCCGGTGAGAAGCCTTAA
- a CDS encoding prenyltransferase/squalene oxidase repeat-containing protein gives MGREGGFLEEIRPEIHEFLVMRAKEEGGFAATPRLPATVEDTYFALRTWELLFPPSGKVLSSVRLFLEHTPPPPQLPALRRWLWLADRTGILSREEVQVRARRILLGRRRPLSRDPEVRAAYYFCVRRLGLDGVLPQAPARPALRTLRDLYRWSEMFPESLDAERLSWVLASRNPDGGFGFRPGTTSFLENTYFALRVLERSGRFLADPDPTLRFIRMCYRRGGFARAPGGIPFLESTYYGVYLLARRPALEK, from the coding sequence GTGGGCCGTGAGGGGGGATTTCTGGAGGAGATAAGGCCGGAGATCCACGAATTCCTGGTAATGCGGGCCAAGGAGGAGGGAGGGTTTGCCGCCACGCCCAGGCTTCCCGCCACGGTGGAGGACACCTATTTCGCCCTGCGCACCTGGGAGCTTCTGTTTCCCCCCTCCGGGAAGGTGCTCTCTTCGGTGCGCCTCTTTCTGGAGCACACGCCTCCCCCTCCGCAGCTTCCGGCTCTGCGACGGTGGCTGTGGCTGGCGGATCGCACGGGGATTCTCTCCCGGGAGGAGGTGCAGGTTCGAGCACGGAGGATTCTGCTTGGCCGGAGGAGGCCTCTGTCGCGGGACCCTGAAGTTCGGGCCGCCTATTACTTCTGTGTTCGACGGCTGGGGCTGGACGGGGTTTTGCCTCAGGCACCCGCAAGGCCCGCGTTGCGCACCCTTCGTGATCTTTACCGGTGGAGCGAGATGTTTCCGGAATCCCTGGATGCGGAGCGGCTGTCCTGGGTGCTCGCCTCTCGCAATCCCGACGGGGGGTTCGGTTTTCGACCGGGCACTACCTCTTTTCTGGAAAACACCTACTTTGCCCTTCGGGTGCTGGAGCGATCCGGGCGTTTCCTCGCGGATCCGGATCCGACCCTGCGCTTCATCCGGATGTGTTACCGTCGGGGGGGATTCGCCCGGGCTCCCGGGGGGATCCCCTTTCTGGAGAGCACCTACTACGGGGTTTACCTCCTAGCCCGCCGCCCGGCCCTCGAAAAATAG
- a CDS encoding N-acyl homoserine lactonase family protein, which translates to MALYRIHPLVLGSKIFDKGTMTYQYGYGEEIHVPVFGWLIEGGEKVVLVDTGYLGPVITEAREKALGAKIYRFEEALSRFGLSPADIDLVLHTHLHNDHCENDFKCENAVFYAHRLEFEALYGGHPLDFRYAPDFVEELDQEGRFVKLEEDREILPGLRMIHTPGHTAGGMTVLVETERGVAAITGVCTLFENYWPPRKIRALGWEVIPPGVHTDAYVAYEQTLRIKKMADLILPLHEPELARIETVPDQWDQVKLPEGAREE; encoded by the coding sequence ATGGCCCTTTATCGCATTCACCCGCTGGTGCTGGGGAGCAAGATCTTCGACAAGGGGACCATGACCTATCAGTACGGGTACGGGGAAGAGATTCATGTGCCGGTCTTCGGCTGGCTCATCGAGGGGGGTGAAAAGGTGGTGCTGGTGGACACCGGTTATCTGGGGCCGGTGATCACCGAGGCCCGGGAGAAGGCCCTGGGGGCCAAAATATATCGCTTTGAGGAGGCCCTCTCCCGTTTCGGACTTTCACCTGCGGACATAGACCTGGTGCTCCACACCCACCTCCACAACGACCACTGCGAAAACGACTTCAAGTGCGAGAACGCGGTGTTTTACGCCCACCGGCTGGAGTTCGAGGCCCTTTACGGGGGCCATCCTCTGGACTTTCGTTACGCCCCGGACTTCGTGGAGGAACTGGATCAGGAGGGGCGCTTCGTGAAGCTCGAGGAGGATCGGGAGATCCTCCCGGGGCTCAGGATGATCCACACCCCCGGGCACACCGCGGGAGGGATGACCGTGCTGGTGGAGACGGAGCGGGGAGTTGCGGCCATAACCGGGGTGTGTACCCTGTTTGAGAACTACTGGCCCCCGCGAAAGATCCGGGCCCTGGGCTGGGAGGTCATCCCCCCGGGGGTCCACACCGATGCCTATGTGGCCTACGAACAGACCCTGCGCATCAAAAAGATGGCGGACCTGATCCTTCCCCTTCACGAGCCGGAGCTCGCCAGGATTGAGACCGTCCCCGATCAGTGGGATCAGGTGAAGTTACCCGAGGGAGCCCGGGAGGAATAA
- a CDS encoding DNA translocase FtsK, translating to MKRFHFTPLGFFLLATGIFLLLALISYHPGDPGFGRAGGEIVHNWEGLAGAYLSSFFFDLFGLGAFLVPLFGLLLALKVFSGRPPRGREVLGAGCLILGASLALGFLPEGGRWWRYPASGGLVGFLGQALRPFLGVPGLVLLVLFLALGGLALLGVRPGEEPLRSFSGRKKKKRTPEEKEKVSARTLPAEPPKGSGFPPPLDLLEEPPARRKGPSQEILGNMARALETKLREFGVEGEVVAVNPGPVITVYEFRPAPGVKINRIAALADDLALGLSAESVRIVAPIPGKDVVGIEVSNPERETVYLREIIESESFRRAKSPLTLALGKDQSGEPVVTDLARMPHLLIAGATGTGKSVFLHSVILSLIYKSTPKDIRFLLIDPKRIELSVYENIPYLLHPVVLEPRLATRALRWAVAEMERRYRLLEETRARNLESYNRQGEEKLPYIVIIIDELADLMVVASKEVETLLTRLAQMARASGIHLLLATQRPSVDVITGIIKANFPARISFQVSSRTDSRTILDTQGAERLLGAGDMLFMPPGASKLRRIHGPYVSEAEVRRVVEYLRARGEPEYLADFEALEEEGEETGVFGEEEADDELYREAVRIAIQQGKISVSMLQRRLRIGYNRAARLVERMEEEGIVGPSDGVRPRPVLVDRKP from the coding sequence ATGAAAAGGTTTCACTTCACCCCTCTCGGGTTTTTTCTGCTGGCCACGGGTATTTTTTTGCTCCTTGCCCTTATTTCCTATCATCCGGGGGATCCCGGTTTCGGAAGAGCCGGAGGGGAAATCGTTCACAACTGGGAGGGTCTGGCCGGAGCCTATCTTTCCTCATTTTTTTTCGATCTTTTCGGTCTGGGAGCCTTTCTGGTGCCTCTTTTCGGATTACTTCTCGCCCTCAAAGTCTTTTCCGGAAGGCCTCCCCGCGGCCGGGAGGTCCTGGGGGCGGGGTGTCTTATTCTCGGTGCCTCTCTGGCCCTGGGATTCCTTCCGGAGGGGGGTCGCTGGTGGCGGTATCCCGCAAGCGGCGGGCTCGTCGGATTCCTGGGGCAGGCCCTGAGACCCTTTTTGGGCGTGCCGGGGCTGGTTCTGCTCGTACTCTTTCTGGCCCTGGGGGGACTCGCTCTCCTGGGAGTGCGCCCCGGGGAGGAGCCTTTGAGATCGTTTTCCGGACGAAAGAAAAAAAAGAGGACGCCCGAGGAGAAGGAAAAGGTTTCCGCCCGCACCCTCCCGGCGGAGCCCCCTAAGGGCTCGGGTTTTCCTCCGCCCCTTGACCTTCTTGAGGAGCCTCCGGCCCGCAGGAAGGGTCCCTCGCAGGAGATCCTGGGAAACATGGCCCGGGCCCTTGAGACCAAACTCCGGGAGTTCGGGGTGGAAGGGGAGGTGGTGGCGGTCAATCCCGGCCCGGTGATCACCGTTTACGAATTCCGGCCCGCTCCCGGGGTAAAGATCAACCGCATCGCGGCTCTGGCCGACGATCTGGCCCTGGGCCTTTCGGCCGAAAGCGTGCGCATCGTGGCCCCCATCCCGGGAAAGGATGTGGTGGGAATCGAGGTCTCCAATCCCGAACGGGAAACGGTCTATCTGAGGGAGATCATCGAGAGCGAGTCCTTCCGGAGGGCGAAATCCCCCCTTACCCTGGCCCTGGGCAAGGATCAATCCGGGGAGCCCGTGGTCACGGATCTGGCCCGAATGCCTCATCTCCTCATCGCCGGGGCCACGGGAACGGGAAAGAGCGTGTTCCTGCACTCCGTTATCCTCAGTCTTATCTACAAGAGCACCCCGAAGGACATCCGTTTCCTTCTCATCGATCCCAAACGGATCGAACTTTCCGTCTACGAGAACATTCCCTATCTCCTGCATCCGGTTGTACTGGAGCCCCGTCTGGCCACCCGGGCCCTGCGCTGGGCGGTGGCGGAGATGGAACGCCGCTATCGGCTCCTCGAGGAGACCCGGGCCCGCAATCTCGAGTCCTACAACCGACAGGGGGAGGAGAAACTTCCCTACATCGTCATCATCATCGACGAGCTGGCGGACCTCATGGTGGTGGCCTCCAAGGAGGTGGAGACGCTGCTCACGCGGCTCGCCCAGATGGCCCGGGCCTCGGGGATTCACCTCCTGCTGGCTACCCAGCGCCCCTCGGTGGATGTCATCACCGGAATCATCAAGGCTAACTTCCCGGCCCGGATTTCTTTTCAGGTCTCCTCCCGCACCGATTCCCGGACCATTCTGGACACCCAGGGGGCGGAAAGACTCCTCGGAGCCGGAGACATGCTCTTCATGCCGCCGGGGGCCTCGAAGCTCCGGCGCATCCACGGCCCCTATGTCTCGGAGGCCGAGGTCCGCAGGGTGGTGGAATATCTCAGGGCCCGGGGAGAACCCGAGTACCTGGCCGATTTCGAGGCTCTGGAGGAGGAAGGAGAAGAGACCGGAGTCTTCGGAGAGGAAGAGGCCGACGACGAGCTCTACCGGGAGGCGGTCCGCATCGCCATTCAGCAGGGCAAGATCTCGGTCTCCATGCTCCAGAGACGCCTGCGCATAGGTTATAATCGAGCCGCCAGGCTCGTAGAACGCATGGAGGAGGAAGGCATTGTTGGTCCGAGTGACGGTGTTCGTCCTCGCCCTGTGCTGGTGGACCGCAAGCCTTAG
- a CDS encoding outer membrane lipoprotein carrier protein LolA — protein sequence MLVRVTVFVLALCWWTASLRAGTLSPETVLSRVEAFYREIRTLSGSFSQEVYWRKGYRVEVSGGKFWFKKTNLLRWEYRYPERILIVSDGRRVYYYSEEDRQVLILSPEKAFSRVMLAVISGKARLSEEFELISGTPGENDFYFLELKPQNDSSVSRLKLKVRVSTGEIKELWFWDPLGNLTHMTLENLRINPKIDKTRFAFRIPKGVEVIDETRRGERDGKGAASGRNTETRPGP from the coding sequence TTGTTGGTCCGAGTGACGGTGTTCGTCCTCGCCCTGTGCTGGTGGACCGCAAGCCTTAGGGCCGGAACCCTCTCTCCGGAGACGGTCCTCTCCCGGGTGGAGGCCTTTTACCGGGAGATCCGCACCCTTTCGGGTAGCTTCTCTCAGGAGGTTTACTGGCGCAAGGGCTACCGGGTGGAGGTCTCGGGGGGAAAGTTCTGGTTCAAAAAAACGAATCTTCTGCGGTGGGAGTACCGTTACCCCGAAAGGATACTCATCGTCTCCGACGGAAGGCGGGTTTACTACTACTCCGAGGAGGATCGACAGGTCCTGATTCTCTCTCCCGAAAAGGCCTTCTCCAGGGTAATGCTCGCCGTGATTTCGGGAAAGGCCAGGCTTTCCGAGGAGTTTGAGCTTATCTCCGGCACCCCGGGCGAAAACGATTTTTACTTCCTGGAGCTGAAACCGCAAAACGACTCCAGCGTCTCACGCCTGAAACTCAAGGTAAGGGTTTCCACCGGAGAAATAAAGGAACTCTGGTTCTGGGATCCCCTGGGCAACCTCACCCACATGACCCTGGAAAATCTCCGGATCAATCCTAAAATTGATAAAACTCGATTTGCTTTTCGGATTCCCAAGGGAGTGGAGGTCATTGATGAAACCCGGAGAGGTGAAAGGGATGGAAAAGGAGCAGCTTCAGGTCGAAATACGGAAACTCGCCCGGGACCGTAA
- the nadA gene encoding quinolinate synthase NadA produces MEKEQLQVEIRKLARDRKALILAHNYQPPEIQEIADLVGDSLELSLKAARTEARVIVFCGVLFMAETAHIVSPDKTVLFPAPQACCAMASMITPEDVRVLREKYPGAPVVTYVNSYAEVKAESDICCTSANVVRVIASLPEREVICLPDMNLARYAQRHFPDKKIIYHQGFCPFHDTLTPEDVRRAREAHPGALFVAHPECRPEVIDLADHVASTSGMLKFCRESEHREFIIGTEVGLLYPLRKQNPDKKFYPASEKMLCEAMKLTTLELVYRALETLEPRVEVPEEIRKRALRAVKRMLEIPRG; encoded by the coding sequence ATGGAAAAGGAGCAGCTTCAGGTCGAAATACGGAAACTCGCCCGGGACCGTAAGGCCCTCATCCTGGCCCACAACTACCAGCCTCCGGAGATCCAGGAGATCGCCGATCTGGTGGGGGACTCGCTGGAACTAAGCCTCAAGGCCGCGCGCACGGAGGCCCGCGTGATCGTTTTCTGCGGGGTGCTCTTCATGGCCGAGACCGCGCACATCGTATCCCCGGACAAGACGGTTCTATTCCCTGCACCGCAGGCCTGCTGTGCCATGGCCAGCATGATCACCCCGGAGGATGTGCGGGTCCTGCGCGAGAAATACCCCGGAGCCCCGGTGGTCACCTATGTGAACTCCTACGCCGAGGTGAAGGCCGAAAGCGACATCTGCTGCACCTCGGCCAATGTGGTGCGGGTCATAGCCAGTCTCCCCGAAAGGGAGGTGATCTGTCTTCCGGACATGAATCTGGCCCGTTACGCGCAGAGGCACTTTCCGGACAAAAAGATTATCTATCACCAGGGGTTCTGCCCCTTTCACGATACCCTTACCCCGGAGGATGTGCGGCGGGCGCGCGAGGCTCACCCCGGGGCCCTTTTCGTGGCCCATCCCGAGTGCCGTCCCGAGGTCATAGACCTGGCCGATCATGTGGCCTCGACCAGCGGAATGCTCAAGTTCTGCCGGGAATCGGAACACAGGGAGTTCATCATCGGGACTGAGGTGGGGTTGCTTTACCCCCTGCGCAAGCAGAATCCGGACAAGAAGTTCTACCCGGCCTCGGAGAAGATGCTCTGCGAGGCCATGAAGCTCACCACCCTGGAGCTGGTCTATCGGGCCCTTGAGACCCTGGAGCCCCGGGTGGAGGTGCCCGAGGAGATTCGAAAGCGGGCTTTGCGGGCGGTCAAACGCATGCTCGAGATCCCGAGGGGGTAG
- a CDS encoding AIR synthase-related protein, with translation MAEVFRIEVALKPDLRDARGEKVARRAREFLGLSVEAVRTVRVYLVEGNFPEDLLERYAREALWDPVIQLVSLGRPLAPKLDFPYDWLIEVGFRPGVTDNEGRVAAEALSLLLERPLAPDREGVYSAVQYLVRGALSRKDCERLARELLANELIERWWILSRGEYEAQGLRYPAPRVTETTEATVESWDLARLSDEELLALSRERLLALSLEEMRTIRDYFARPDFIAERRKHGLGPEITDVELESLAQTWSEHCKHKIFNARIHYRDLETGEEFTVDSIFKTYIRGATEKIREKLGERDFCLSVFVDNAGVIRLNDRWALAFKVETHNSPSALDPYGGALTGIVGVNRDPFGTGKGALLVFNTDVFCFAPPNWDKPLPPRLLHPRRIFEGVREGVEHGGNQSGIPTVNGSIVFDPRYLGKPLVYCGTGGILPLEVCGEPSWKKGARPGDLVVMVGGRIGKDGIHGATFSSEALHEGSPATAVQIGDPITQKKMTDFLLRARDECLYTSITDNGAGGLSSSVGEMAREAGGAELDLERPPLKYPGLKPWEILLSESQERMTVAVPPDKIDRFLDLARKMDVEATVVGRFTDSGYFHLRYRGRTVGLLPLDFLHGGVPQMELRAEWQPPKVSEPDLPEPEDLGAVLREMLSRLNVCSKEYVVRQYDHEVQGGSVVKPLTGAQDDGPSDAAVLRPDLSRPDGIAVAHGICPKFSDLDTYWMAANAIDEAIRNAVCVGGDIEHMAGLDNFCWCDPIESEKTPDGRYKLAQLVRAARAVHDFTLAYGVPCISGKDSMKNDYLMSLGLDPEGENPYGVGVILPDGSLKISVPPTLLFSVVARVPDVSKACTMDVKRPGDLLYILGLTRDELGGSEYYASRGFLGASVPKVDAREARRRYLRLRDAIYYGLVSSAHDASDGGLGVALAEKAFSGGYGLFVDLSAVPYEGCGRPDFILFSESASRILVTVPRDRQRDFEKLMEGTTYALIGEVIAEPELIVRDGLGRDLVKEPLSELKAAWKAPLAEV, from the coding sequence GTGGCGGAGGTCTTTCGCATAGAGGTAGCCCTTAAGCCGGATCTCCGGGACGCCCGGGGGGAGAAGGTAGCCCGCCGGGCCCGGGAATTTCTGGGACTGTCGGTGGAGGCGGTGCGCACGGTGCGGGTCTATCTGGTGGAGGGGAACTTTCCGGAGGACCTTCTCGAACGGTATGCCCGCGAGGCCCTGTGGGATCCGGTTATCCAGCTGGTGAGTCTCGGCCGGCCTCTGGCCCCGAAGCTCGACTTCCCCTACGACTGGCTCATCGAGGTGGGGTTCCGCCCCGGGGTGACCGACAACGAGGGCCGGGTGGCGGCCGAAGCCCTCTCGCTTCTGCTGGAACGCCCCCTCGCCCCCGACCGCGAGGGAGTCTATTCCGCCGTCCAGTACCTGGTGCGGGGGGCGCTCTCCCGCAAGGATTGCGAGCGCCTGGCCCGGGAGCTTCTGGCCAACGAACTCATCGAACGCTGGTGGATCCTTTCCCGGGGGGAATACGAGGCGCAGGGGCTGCGTTATCCGGCCCCCCGCGTGACCGAGACCACCGAGGCCACCGTGGAGAGCTGGGACCTGGCCCGGCTTTCCGACGAGGAGCTCCTGGCCCTTTCCCGCGAGAGGCTGCTGGCCCTTTCGCTTGAGGAAATGCGCACCATCAGGGATTACTTCGCCCGGCCCGATTTCATCGCGGAAAGACGCAAACACGGCCTCGGGCCGGAGATCACCGATGTGGAGCTGGAATCCCTGGCCCAGACCTGGTCCGAACACTGCAAGCACAAGATCTTCAACGCCCGCATTCACTACCGCGACCTCGAGACCGGCGAAGAGTTTACCGTGGACAGCATCTTCAAGACTTACATCCGCGGAGCCACGGAGAAGATCCGGGAAAAACTCGGAGAGCGGGACTTCTGCCTTTCGGTCTTCGTGGACAACGCCGGGGTCATAAGGCTAAACGACCGGTGGGCCCTGGCCTTCAAGGTGGAGACCCACAACAGTCCCTCGGCGCTCGACCCTTACGGCGGTGCGCTTACCGGTATCGTGGGGGTGAACCGGGATCCCTTCGGCACGGGCAAGGGGGCCCTTCTGGTCTTCAACACCGATGTCTTCTGCTTTGCCCCGCCGAACTGGGACAAACCCCTACCGCCGAGGCTGCTTCACCCCCGGCGGATCTTCGAGGGGGTGCGCGAGGGCGTGGAGCACGGGGGCAATCAGAGCGGGATCCCCACGGTGAACGGATCCATCGTCTTCGACCCCCGCTATCTGGGAAAGCCCCTGGTTTATTGCGGAACCGGAGGGATCCTGCCCCTTGAGGTCTGCGGCGAGCCCTCCTGGAAGAAGGGGGCCCGTCCCGGGGACCTGGTGGTCATGGTGGGGGGGCGCATCGGCAAGGACGGGATCCACGGGGCCACCTTCTCCTCCGAGGCCCTGCACGAGGGGAGCCCCGCCACCGCCGTCCAGATCGGAGACCCCATCACCCAGAAGAAGATGACCGACTTCCTGCTGCGCGCCCGGGACGAGTGCCTCTACACCTCCATCACCGATAACGGGGCCGGGGGACTCTCCTCCTCGGTGGGGGAGATGGCCCGGGAGGCCGGAGGGGCGGAGCTCGACCTCGAAAGGCCACCCCTCAAGTACCCGGGACTCAAGCCCTGGGAGATCCTTCTTTCGGAGAGTCAGGAACGGATGACCGTGGCCGTGCCTCCGGACAAGATCGACCGTTTCCTGGATCTCGCCCGCAAAATGGATGTGGAGGCCACCGTGGTGGGGCGTTTCACCGATTCCGGTTACTTCCATCTCCGTTATCGAGGTCGCACGGTGGGGCTTCTTCCGCTCGACTTTCTCCACGGGGGTGTCCCCCAGATGGAACTTCGGGCCGAGTGGCAGCCGCCGAAGGTCTCGGAACCGGATCTTCCCGAACCCGAAGACCTGGGGGCCGTCCTCAGGGAGATGCTTTCCCGCCTCAATGTTTGCTCCAAGGAATATGTAGTGCGGCAGTACGACCACGAGGTCCAGGGCGGGTCCGTGGTGAAACCGCTCACCGGGGCGCAGGACGACGGCCCCAGCGACGCCGCGGTACTCCGGCCGGATCTCTCGCGCCCGGACGGAATCGCCGTGGCCCACGGGATCTGCCCCAAGTTCTCGGACCTCGACACCTACTGGATGGCGGCCAACGCCATTGACGAGGCCATCCGCAACGCGGTCTGCGTGGGTGGGGATATTGAGCACATGGCCGGGCTCGACAACTTCTGCTGGTGCGATCCCATCGAGAGCGAAAAGACCCCTGACGGGCGCTACAAGCTGGCCCAGCTGGTAAGGGCGGCCCGAGCGGTGCACGACTTCACCCTGGCCTACGGGGTGCCCTGCATATCGGGCAAGGATTCCATGAAAAACGACTACCTCATGTCCCTGGGACTGGATCCGGAGGGCGAGAACCCTTACGGCGTGGGCGTAATCCTTCCCGACGGAAGCCTCAAGATCTCGGTTCCACCGACGCTTCTTTTCTCCGTGGTGGCCCGGGTGCCGGATGTGAGCAAGGCCTGCACCATGGATGTGAAACGCCCCGGGGATCTCCTCTACATCCTGGGTCTCACCCGGGACGAACTCGGGGGCTCGGAGTACTATGCCAGCAGGGGCTTCCTCGGGGCCTCGGTACCGAAGGTGGATGCCCGTGAGGCCCGGAGGCGCTACCTGAGACTTCGCGACGCCATCTACTACGGCCTGGTGTCCTCGGCCCACGACGCCTCCGACGGGGGCCTGGGGGTGGCTCTGGCGGAGAAGGCCTTTTCCGGGGGTTACGGTCTTTTCGTGGATCTCTCGGCGGTACCCTACGAGGGCTGCGGTCGGCCGGATTTCATCCTCTTTTCCGAATCGGCAAGCCGCATCCTGGTAACCGTGCCGCGCGACCGCCAGCGGGACTTCGAGAAACTCATGGAGGGCACCACTTACGCCCTCATCGGAGAGGTGATCGCCGAGCCGGAACTCATCGTCCGGGATGGCCTGGGCCGCGACCTGGTGAAGGAACCCCTTTCCGAACTCAAGGCCGCCTGGAAGGCCCCGCTGGCGGAGGTATAG
- a CDS encoding type II toxin-antitoxin system RelE/ParE family toxin — MKIEFLEAAKEEFEEAIEYYEIQQKGLGLRFNTEVKRALQRIFLNPYMYPIVSESIRRCILHTFPYSIFYTVLEDEKVILILAIAHHHRRPFYWEDRFS, encoded by the coding sequence ATGAAGATCGAGTTTTTAGAAGCAGCAAAGGAGGAATTTGAAGAAGCGATTGAATATTATGAAATCCAACAAAAAGGATTGGGGTTAAGGTTTAACACAGAGGTTAAGAGAGCTTTACAGAGGATTTTCCTTAATCCCTATATGTATCCGATAGTGAGTGAAAGCATTAGACGATGTATTCTTCATACATTTCCTTACAGTATTTTTTATACTGTTCTTGAAGATGAAAAAGTCATTCTGATTTTGGCTATTGCCCATCACCATCGCCGTCCCTTTTACTGGGAGGATCGTTTCTCTTGA
- a CDS encoding addiction module protein has product MEKKLIDDLLEKALKLKPSERYFLVEVLMRSLEERDEQIEKAWIEESKRRLRAYREGAMRSVPLEEVFDQ; this is encoded by the coding sequence ATGGAAAAGAAACTTATAGATGATCTGCTTGAGAAAGCCTTGAAACTTAAGCCTTCTGAAAGATATTTTTTAGTGGAAGTCTTGATGAGGAGTCTTGAAGAAAGAGATGAGCAGATCGAAAAGGCCTGGATAGAAGAGTCTAAAAGGCGGTTGAGAGCTTATCGAGAGGGAGCTATGAGATCTGTTCCTCTTGAGGAAGTATTTGACCAATGA
- a CDS encoding phosphotransacetylase family protein — translation MKTIYVCSTTPFAGKTLTTLMLGDYLREKGTSFTYRKPVGNRPTMIEGTLVDDDALFVARTLNLTISPSELSSVLLTQDVLVKALRGETGGFFHQILDFCKQAGEKDEFLLLGGYGSLYSGTFLGISGLTLAKSLHARVVLVVRYEGEDVLDYVLKAAEDLEDLLLGVIFNDISPADFPNYNDLIRPFLEKRGISILGEFPHDDLLAAVSVGELREYLGAKLLGNTGEDRLVEHFLIGGMQVDKAIQYFRKTPNFGVIVGGDRSDIQLAAIETGAICLILTGGLYPNEIILTRAEEAGIPVLVLPEDTYSVARKVEHLPLQTRIRHPRKVQRARELGRTYLRKELLDQLLS, via the coding sequence ATGAAGACCATCTATGTATGTTCAACCACACCTTTTGCGGGAAAGACCCTGACCACTCTGATGTTGGGAGATTACCTCAGAGAAAAGGGGACCTCCTTCACCTACCGCAAACCCGTAGGAAACCGCCCCACCATGATAGAAGGAACACTGGTGGACGATGACGCTTTATTTGTAGCCCGCACCCTGAATCTAACCATCTCTCCCTCTGAGCTTTCCTCCGTACTACTTACTCAAGATGTTCTGGTGAAGGCCCTGAGGGGGGAAACCGGAGGGTTTTTCCATCAGATACTGGACTTTTGCAAACAGGCAGGAGAAAAGGATGAATTTTTACTTCTGGGAGGCTACGGAAGTCTTTATTCCGGAACATTCCTCGGAATCTCCGGTCTAACTCTGGCAAAATCTCTACATGCCCGTGTGGTTCTGGTGGTGCGCTATGAAGGGGAAGATGTCCTGGATTATGTTCTCAAAGCCGCAGAGGATCTGGAAGATCTTCTTCTGGGAGTAATTTTTAATGATATCTCTCCGGCGGACTTTCCCAACTATAATGACCTAATTCGCCCTTTTCTTGAAAAAAGAGGTATTTCGATTCTGGGAGAGTTCCCTCATGACGATCTCCTGGCTGCGGTTTCTGTAGGGGAACTTAGAGAGTATTTAGGAGCCAAACTCCTGGGGAACACCGGGGAGGATCGACTGGTAGAGCACTTTTTGATCGGGGGCATGCAGGTAGACAAAGCCATTCAATATTTTCGCAAGACCCCCAACTTTGGAGTTATTGTAGGAGGAGACCGTTCCGATATTCAATTGGCAGCCATCGAAACCGGAGCAATATGTCTCATCCTCACGGGAGGGCTCTATCCTAACGAAATCATTTTAACCCGGGCCGAGGAGGCAGGGATCCCGGTGCTAGTGCTTCCCGAGGACACCTATTCCGTGGCCCGCAAAGTGGAACATTTACCCCTGCAAACCAGGATAAGACACCCCCGGAAGGTACAGCGGGCTAGAGAATTGGGCAGGACTTATCTTCGAAAAGAACTACTGGATCAGCTTCTGAGTTAA